The Oncorhynchus masou masou isolate Uvic2021 unplaced genomic scaffold, UVic_Omas_1.1 unplaced_scaffold_2466, whole genome shotgun sequence genome window below encodes:
- the LOC135533575 gene encoding ly6/PLAUR domain-containing protein 6-like — MMEAWPAAWVLLLTLIADWLEAAQSRDFTVKDIILLHPSTTPHPGGFKCFTCKDAPDNYECNRWAPDVYCPRETRYCYTLHVLDVQGNTVSVTKRCVALAHCLSPGCSQDNHEGYKVCTACCEGNICNMQLPRNKTDAIFSTTSLLHSSNGLLTHYWLLTGCLSSTVISVMLSNSL, encoded by the exons ATGATGGAGGCCTGGCCAGCAGCCTGGGTCCTACTTTTAACGCTAATCGCTGATTGGCTGGAAGCGGCTCAATCGCGGGACTTCACTGTGAAGGACATCATCCTTCTCCATCCATCAA CCACACCTCATCCTGGAGGGTTCAAGTGCTTCACATGCAAAGATGCACCAGACAACTACGAATGCAATCGCTGGGCTCCAGACGTATACTGCCCACGAG agaccAGGTACTGCTACACCCTCCATGTGTTGGACGTGCAGGGGAACACTGTGTCTGTGACCAAACGCTGCGTGGCCCTGGCCCACTGTCTGTCTCCAGGCTGCTCCCAGGACAACCATGAAGGATACAAG GTCTGCACTGCTTGCTGTGAAGGAAACATCTGTAACATGCAGTTGCCAAGAAACAAGACAGACGCCATCTtttccaccacctctctcctccacagcagtaacGGTCTACTCACACACTACTGGCTGCTCACTGGCTGTCTGAGCTCTACCGTCATCAGCGTCATGCTATCCAACAGTCTATGA